The genomic window ATTGCATCTAAAAAACCTTCATCTAAATAATCAATATCATCTTCAATTATTTTTACAAACTCTTCATTTTTATAATAATTTTTGTATAAAGACAATACTTCTTTTTTTGATATGTTTTTTTCTAATTCATCTTTTATTAGATATGACATTACTAACATACCTTGAGCAAAGTTTCCAACGCTTGGTGTAAAAAATGGAGCTGATTCTAAACCTAAGATATATTTCATTTCAGGTAAATGTTTATGGCTTAAAGCTAGTGCATAAGGTCTTTGACTTCTATATTTGTCTTTATTTTCAGGTGCTTCATAAATATCTATTAAACCTTTTCCACCACCACTATATCCTGTGATTGAGTGGCAAACTATTTTTTGTTTTTTTGAAACTATATTATTTTCAATTAATGGTTTCATAGCCATAATAAATCCACTTGCATGACAACCAGGAACACAAACTCTTGTTGAGTTTTTTATTTTTTCTCTTTGAGTTGGATTTAATTCTGCTATTCCGTAAGTCCAATCAGGATTTGTTCTGTGAGCTGTACTTGCATCTATTACTTTTGTTGTATTGTTTGTTATTAATTTTACAGACTCTTTTGAAGCCTCATCAGGTAAACATAAAAAAACTAAATCAGCTTCATTTAAAAACTTCTTTTTAATCTCTAAATCTTTTTTATCTTCTTCATTGATTGTTAAAATTTCAAGTTCTTTTCTATCTTTTAGCATTTCATGGATTTTTAATCCTGTTGTTCCAAACTGACCATCTACAAAGATTTTGTATTTCATTTTTATACCCTATTTTAATATTTTAAATTTTAAGGTGTAATTCTAACATTTTTAACTTAGTTAAATATACTTTTACATCTCAAATAACAATATGAAACCAATGAAAATCTAATTTAATCTCTTATTATAAAATCTATCATATAATATTAGCTTCAAATTTTAAAGGCAAAAAATGACAAATTCTATTAAAATATTTAACGCTTGTGAAAATAACTTAAAAAATATAAACCTAGAGATACCAAAAAATAAACTTATTGTATTCACAGGACTTTCGGGTTCTGGAAAATCAACACTAGCATTTGATACGCTTTATGCTGAAGGACAAAGAAGATATATTGAGTCTTTATCTGCATATGCAAGACAATTTTTAGATAAAGTTGGAAAACCAAATGTTGAAAGAATTGAGGGGCTTACACCTGCCATTGCAATTGATCAAAAAACAACATCTAAAAATCCTCGTTCAACGGTTGGAACTATTACAGAAGTTTATGATTACTTTAGACTTTTATATGCCCGAATTGGAAAACAACACTGCCATCAATGTGGAGAGCCAATTTCACAAATGAGTGCAAGTGATGTAATCAATCAAGTTTTAACTCTACCAAATGACTCAAAAGTAGTAATCCTAGCCCCACTAATTAATAGAAAAAAAGGAAGTTTTGCAGATTTACTTGAAAGCTTACGAAGCAAAGGTTATGTAAGAGCCATGATTGATGGAGTTATGGTAAGACTTGATGAAGAGATAGAATTAGCAAAAACTCAAATGCATACAATCAAAGTTGTAATTGATAGGGTTACAATAAAAGAAGAAAATAGAGACAGAATCGCTCAAGATATAGAAAAAGGTCTAAAAGAGAGTTATGGAGAACTTGAAATTGAAGTTATAAACCATGAAGAAATGGGTGTAGAAAGACACATTCACTACTCTGAACATATGGCTTGTTTCTCTTGTAAAATCTCTTTTGAACCACTTGAACCATTATCATTTTCTTTTAACTCTCCAAAAGGTGCTTGTCCTGCTTGTGATGGTTT from Arcobacter venerupis includes these protein-coding regions:
- the argC gene encoding N-acetyl-gamma-glutamyl-phosphate reductase — translated: MKYKIFVDGQFGTTGLKIHEMLKDRKELEILTINEEDKKDLEIKKKFLNEADLVFLCLPDEASKESVKLITNNTTKVIDASTAHRTNPDWTYGIAELNPTQREKIKNSTRVCVPGCHASGFIMAMKPLIENNIVSKKQKIVCHSITGYSGGGKGLIDIYEAPENKDKYRSQRPYALALSHKHLPEMKYILGLESAPFFTPSVGNFAQGMLVMSYLIKDELEKNISKKEVLSLYKNYYKNEEFVKIIEDDIDYLDEGFLDAMKCNNTNRIEISVYESDDYMLVISRLDNLGKGASGAAVQNMNIMLGLEEKAGLKS